The sequence CATCCTGCACGCCACCATGCTGGCCATGCAGCGTGCGGTTGAAGGCCTGTCCGTCACGCCCAAGTTGGCGTTGATCGACGGCAACCGCTGCCCGAAGCTCAAGGTGCCGGCGGCACCTGTGGTCAAGGGCGACGCTAGCGTTCCGGCGATTGCCGCCGCCTCGATCCTGGCCAAGGTCGCGCGCGATCGTGAAATGGCCGAGATGGAAGTGCTTTATCCCGGCTACGGCATCGGTGGGCACAAGGGCTACCCGACCCCGGTACACCTGGAAGCGCTCAGGCGCCTGGGCCCGACGCCGATCCATCGGCGCTCCTTCGGTCCCGTGCGCGAGTTGCTCGAGACCCCGAACGGACTGATCTGAGGCCGCACGGCGGCATTGGCGATCTGAAGCCTGTAGCTTTGCGGAAGGGGCCGGTACAATCGGCCGCTTATCGTTTCCGCGTTGCATAGGACCGTCATGACCGCCTCCTTCGTCCACCTGCGTCTGCATACCGAGTACTCCCTGGTCGACGGCCTGGTCCGGGTCAAGCCCCTGTGCAAGGCGGTGGCCGGTGCGGGCATGCCGGCGGTGGCGGTCACCGACCAGAGCAACATGTGCTCGCTGGTGAAGTTCTACAAGACGGCAATGGGCGCCGGGATCAAGCCGATCTGCGGCGCCGACATCTGGCTGGCCAACCGCGACGACGAAGGCCCGCTGAGCCGCCTGAGCCTGCTGGCGATGAACGCCAAGGGCTACCGCAATCTCACCGAGCTCATCTCCCGCGGCTGGCAGCACGGCCAGCGCAACGGTGAGATCATCATCGAACGCGAATGGGTCCGCGAGGCTGCCGAAGGCCTGATCGCCCTGTCCGCAGCGAAAGAGGGCGAGATCGGTCATGCCCTGCTGAACGGCGAGAACGACCTGGCCGACTCGCTGCTCGCCGAGTGGATGGAAGTCTTCCCCGATCGCTTCTACCTGGAAGTGCAGCGCACCAGCCGGGCATACGACGAAGAACACCTGCATGCCGCCGTGGCCCTGGCCGAACGCAGCGGCGCGCCGCTGGTCGCCACCAACGACGTGCGTTTCATCAAGCCCGAGGACTTCGAGGCCCACGAGACCCGCGTATGCATCGGTGAAGGCCGCGCACTGGACGATCCGCGCCGCTCGCGCAACTTCTCCGACCAGCAGTACCTGAAGACCCCGGCGGAAATGGCCGAGCTGTTCAGCGACCTGCCCGAGGCGCTGGAAAACACCGTCGAGATCGCCAAGCGCTGCAACATCGAAGTGCAGCTGGGCAAATACTTCCTGCCCAACTTCCCGATCCCCTTCGAAGGGATGGACATCAACGAATACCTTCGCCATGTCTCCTACGAGGGCCTGGAGGAGCGCCTGGCGGTGCTCTGGCCGAAGGAGACCACGCCGGACTACGAAGCCAAGCGGCAGATCTACATCGACCGCCTGGAGTTCGAGCTGGGCACCATCATCCAGATGGGCTTCCCCGGCTACTTCCTGATCGTGATGGACTTCATCAAGTGGGCCAAGAACAACGGCGTGCCCGTGGGCCCCGGCCGGGGCTCGGGTGCCGGCTCGCTGGTAGCCTACGTGCTGAAGATCACCGATCTCGATCCGCTGGCCTATGACCTGCTGTTCGAGCGCTTCCTCAACCCCGAACGTATCTCCATGCCCGACTTCGACGTGGACTTCTGCATGGAGGGCCGCGACCGGGTAATCGACTACGTGGCCGGTGCCTACGGGCGCAACGCGGTGAGCCAGATCATCACCTTCGGCTCCATGGCTGCCAAGGCGGTGGTGCGCGACGTGGCGCGGGTGCAGGGCAAGTCCTACGGGCTGGCCGACAAACTGTCGAAAATGATTCCTTTCGAAGTCGGCATGACCCTGGAAAAGGCCTACGAGCAGGAAGAGATGCTCCGCGACTTCCTCAAGTCCGACGAGGAAGCCCAGGAAATCTGGGACATGGCCCTGAAGCTCGAAGGCATCACCCGCGGTACCGGCAAGCACGCCGGCGGCGTGGTGATCGCGCCGACCAAACTCACCGACTTCGCGCCCATCGCTTGCGATGAAGAGGGTGCCGGCCTGGTGACCCAGTACGACAAGGACGACGTGGAGGCCGCCGGCCTGGTGAAGTTCGACTTCCTCGGCCTGCGTACGCTGACCATCATCAAGTGGGCGATGGAGATCATCCACCGCATCCAGCGCAAGAACGGCGACGACAACCTGGTCGACATCGACCGTATCCCGCTGGACGACAAGAAGACCTACGACCTGTTGCAGAAGGCGGAAACCACCGCGGTCTTCCAGCTTGAATCGCGCGGCATGAAGGAGCTGATCAAGAAGCTCAAGCCGGACTGCCTGGAAGACCTGATCGCACTGGTGGCGCTGTTCCGTCCCGGTCCGCTGCAGTCGGGCATGGTGGACGACTTCATCAACCGTAAGCACGGTCGCGAGGAAATCTCCTATCCGCACCCGGACTACCAGTACGCGGGCCTCGAGCCGGTCCTGAAGCCGACCTACGGCATCATCCTGTACCAGGAACAGGTGATGCAGATCGCCCAGGTCATGGCCGGCTACACCCTCGGCGGCGCGGACATGCTGCGTCGAGCCATGGGCAAGAAGAAGCCCGAGGAGATGGCCAAGCAGCGCGGCGGCTTCATCGAAGGCTGCGCCAACAACGGCATCGATGCGAACCTCGCGGGCAACATCTTCGACCTGGTGGAAAAGTTCGCCGGCTATGGCTTCAACAAGTCGCACTCGGCCGCCTATGGCCTGGTCTCCTACCAGACCGCCTGGCTGAAGACCCACTGGGCAGCCCCCTTCATGGCTGCGGTACTCACCGCGGATATGCAGAACACCGACAAGGTGGTGACGCTGATCGAAGAATGCCGGCACATGAAGCTGCGCATCGTGGCGCCGGATGTGAACAACTCCGAATTCCGCTTCACCGTCGACGACGACAACCAGATCGTCTACGGCCTCGGCGCGATCAAGGGCGTCGGTGAAGGTCCGGTGGAAGCCATCACCGAATGCCGCAATGAGGGTGGGCCGTTCAAGGACCTGTTCGACTTCTGCGACCGCGTCGACCTCAAGCGGATCAACAAACGAACTCTCGAGGCGCTGATCCGCGCCGGTGCGCTGGATCGCCTGGGCCCGTACTTCCATGACGAGGTCAAGGCCTACCAGGCCAACGTCGACCGCAACCGCGCGGTGTTGCTGGCGTCCATGGAGGAAGCCATCAAGGCCGCCGAGCAAACCTCGCGCAGCCATGACAGCGGCCACATGGACCTGTTCGGCGGACTCTTCGCCGAGCCGGAAGCGGACGTCTATGCCAACCATCGCAAGGCCAAGGAGCTGACCCTCAAGGAGCGGCTGAAGGGCGAGAAAGACACCCTCGGCCTCTACCTTACCGGTCACCCGATCGACGAGTACGAAGGTGAGGTCCGCCGCTTCGCCCGCCAGCGCATCGTCGAGCTCAAGCCCGCGCGCGACACCCAGACGGTGGCCGGCCTGATCGTCAACCTGCGAGTGATGAAGAACAAGCGCGGCGACAAGATGGGCTTCGTCACCCTCGACGACCGTTCCGGACGCATCGAAGCCTCGCTGTTCGCCGAGGCCTTCGCCGCCAACCAGGGCCTGCTGCAGACCGACGCCATGGTGGTGATCGAGGGCGAAGTAAGCCAGGACGACTTCTCCGGCGGCCTGCGCCTGCGCGCCAAGCGCGTCATGGGCCTCGAAGAGGCGCGCACTGCGCTGGCCGAAAGCCTGCGGGTGAAGGTCGCCGCCGATGCCCTCAAGGGCGACCGCCTGCGCTGGCTGGCCGAGCTTTGCGGGCGTCATCGCGGCAACTGCCCGGTGACCGTCGACTACAGTTCCAGCGACGCGCGCGCCCTGTTGCAGTTCGGCGAGGAATGGAAGATCGACCCGGCCGACAGTCTGATTCAGGCATTGCGTGACCAGTTCGGACGAGACAACGTCTTCCTCAACTACCGCTAGCGCGAGCGATGGCCAAGAGCCTCGTTCCCGCCAGCCTCGACCCTGGGCGCCCGATACCGTAAGGTAGGGCGCCAAACGGACCAGGCCCAGCCGCCATCAGCACGACGGATAGCCCATGAACCCGAATTTCCTCGATTTCGAACAGCCGATCGCCGACATGCAAGCCAAGATCGAAGAGCTTCGGCTGGTCGGCAACGACAACTCGATCAACATCAGCGACGAGATCTCCCGCCTGGAAGACAAGAGCCGGGCGCTGACCGAGAACATCTTCGGCAACCTGAGCAGCTGGCAGATCGCCCAGCTCGCCCGCCATCCGCGCCGCCCCTACACCCTCGACTACATCGAGCACATCTTCACCGAGTTCGAAGAGCTGCACGGCGACCGTCACTTCGCCGATGATGCCGCGATCGTCGGCGGCGTGGCTCGCCTGGGCGAGCAGCCGGTGATGGTCATCGGCCATCAGAAAGGCCGCGAAGTGCGCGAGAAAGTGCGCCGCAACTTCGGCATGCCGCGTCCGGAAGGCTACCGCAAGGCTTGCCGCCTGATGGAAATGGCCGAACGCTTCAAGATGCCGATCCTGACCTTCATCGACACCCCCGGCGCCTACCCGGGTATCGACGCCGAAGAACGCGGCCAGAGCGAGGCCATCGCCTGGAACCTGCGCGTCATGGCGCGCCTGAAGACCCCGATCATCGCCACCGTCATCGGTGAGGGTGGTTCCGGCGGTGCGCTGGCCATCGGTGTCTGCGACAACCTGAACATGCTGCAGTACTCCACCTACGCGGTGATCTCGCCGGAAGGCTGTGCCTCGATCCTCTGGCGTACCGCAGAGAAGGCGCCTGAAGCCGCAGAGGCCATGGGCATCACCGCGGCGCGCCTGAAGGACCTGGGTATCGTCGACACCGTGATCCCGGAGCCACTGGGCAGCGCCCACCGCGATCCGGCTGCCGCCGCGCAGAACATCCGTACCGCCATCGAGTCGCAACTGGCCATGCTCAAGGGCCTGAGCATCGACAAGCTGCTGGAGCGCCGCTACGAGCGCCTGATGAGCTACGGCATCGCCTGATTGCTCGCCGCGCCTTCGGGCGCGGGCCGGTCAGCGAAGAGGGCGGAACCTGCGAGGGTTCCGCCCTTCGCATTTCTGGCGACCGGCCGCCTCGTTTATGCTTGCCGGCATTGCTTATCCACAGCCCGATTTCCTGCCATGTCCCTGGAATCCCGACTGCTGATTGCCCTGACTCCCTGGCGCCACGCTCGCGCCTGGCGGGTTGGGCTGTCCGGCGGCCTGGATTCCGTCGTCTTGCTGCGCGCGCTGGCGCGTCTCGCCGAGAAGGAAGTATTGCCGCCAATCTCGGCCATTCATGTGCATCACGGTCTACAGGCCGTTGCGGATGACTGGCCGGCGCACTGTCAGGCGCTCTGCGATGAGCTGGGTGTGCCGCTGATCGTCGAGCGGGTCAAGGTCGAGCAGGGGGCAAGCCTCGAACAGCAGGCGCGCCGGGCGCGATATGCAGCCTTCGAAAAACATCTGGAGGAAGGCGAGTTTCTGCTAACCGCTCAACATCGCGACGACCAGGCCGAGACATTGCTCTTCCGCCTGCTGCGAGGTGCTGGTGTTCGCGGGCTGGCGGGCATTCCCGCTGTACGGCGGCTGGGGAGAGGGTCGCTGCTGCGCCCCTTGCTGGATGTCTCGCGTACGGAGCTTGAAAGCTACGCCCGCGAACAGGGCCTGCAGTGGGTCGAAGATCCATCCAATGGCAATACCGAATTCGCTCGCAACTTCATGCGCCAGAGAGTCTTGCCGATGCTCGCGGAGCGTTGGCCGCAAGCCTCGGCCAATCTGGCTCGCAGCGCTGCGCATCTGGCCGAAGCGGAGTCGTTGCTGAACGAGATGGCCATGCAGGACCTGGCTCTTGCCGATGTCTCGACGGCGTTCGACTGGTTACCTCTGCCTTCTTTGCAATTGGAGCCCTTGCGCAAACTAAGCGAGCCACGTCAGCGCAACGCGCTGCGCCATTGGTTGGCGCCTTTGACGCCGATGCCTGACAGCGCCCATTGGGCGAGCTGGCAGACGCTGCGCGATGCGGCCGGCGATGCTGTGCCCGTCTGGCGCCTGGGGGGAGGGGAGCTGCATCGCTGTGGTGATCGGCTCTGGTGGTTGTCCGGTCTCTGGCTGCACACCGTCGAAGGTGAAATGCAGTGGAGTGTTCCGACACAGCCACTCGTGCTGCCCGGAAATGGCGAGCTGCACCTGGACGGACTGCCGCCGGTCGGCTCGCTGCGGGTGACCTATCGTCGCGGTGGCGAGCGGCTGGAACTAGCCATGCGCGGCCGCCGTGATCTCAAACGGCTGCTCAATGAAAGCGCCTTGCCGCCGTTCGTTCGAAGCCGTCTGCCGCTGCTCTGGCGCGGCGATGAGCTGCTTGGCGTGGCCAATCTGCCAGCCCTGGTTCGGACGGGTGAGCAGGGCTGGCGCCTGCGCTGGATACCGCCGACGAATGACCCGGGTTTGAGCTGAAACGCCCTTTCCGGTAGACTA is a genomic window of Pseudomonas knackmussii B13 containing:
- the rnhB gene encoding ribonuclease HII; this encodes MQMGLDFTLVEDLVAGVDEVGRGPLCGPVVTAAVILDPARPIQGLNDSKKLSEAKREALFDEIREKALAWCIARAEVEEIDQLNILHATMLAMQRAVEGLSVTPKLALIDGNRCPKLKVPAAPVVKGDASVPAIAAASILAKVARDREMAEMEVLYPGYGIGGHKGYPTPVHLEALRRLGPTPIHRRSFGPVRELLETPNGLI
- the tilS gene encoding tRNA lysidine(34) synthetase TilS — translated: MSLESRLLIALTPWRHARAWRVGLSGGLDSVVLLRALARLAEKEVLPPISAIHVHHGLQAVADDWPAHCQALCDELGVPLIVERVKVEQGASLEQQARRARYAAFEKHLEEGEFLLTAQHRDDQAETLLFRLLRGAGVRGLAGIPAVRRLGRGSLLRPLLDVSRTELESYAREQGLQWVEDPSNGNTEFARNFMRQRVLPMLAERWPQASANLARSAAHLAEAESLLNEMAMQDLALADVSTAFDWLPLPSLQLEPLRKLSEPRQRNALRHWLAPLTPMPDSAHWASWQTLRDAAGDAVPVWRLGGGELHRCGDRLWWLSGLWLHTVEGEMQWSVPTQPLVLPGNGELHLDGLPPVGSLRVTYRRGGERLELAMRGRRDLKRLLNESALPPFVRSRLPLLWRGDELLGVANLPALVRTGEQGWRLRWIPPTNDPGLS
- the dnaE gene encoding DNA polymerase III subunit alpha → MTASFVHLRLHTEYSLVDGLVRVKPLCKAVAGAGMPAVAVTDQSNMCSLVKFYKTAMGAGIKPICGADIWLANRDDEGPLSRLSLLAMNAKGYRNLTELISRGWQHGQRNGEIIIEREWVREAAEGLIALSAAKEGEIGHALLNGENDLADSLLAEWMEVFPDRFYLEVQRTSRAYDEEHLHAAVALAERSGAPLVATNDVRFIKPEDFEAHETRVCIGEGRALDDPRRSRNFSDQQYLKTPAEMAELFSDLPEALENTVEIAKRCNIEVQLGKYFLPNFPIPFEGMDINEYLRHVSYEGLEERLAVLWPKETTPDYEAKRQIYIDRLEFELGTIIQMGFPGYFLIVMDFIKWAKNNGVPVGPGRGSGAGSLVAYVLKITDLDPLAYDLLFERFLNPERISMPDFDVDFCMEGRDRVIDYVAGAYGRNAVSQIITFGSMAAKAVVRDVARVQGKSYGLADKLSKMIPFEVGMTLEKAYEQEEMLRDFLKSDEEAQEIWDMALKLEGITRGTGKHAGGVVIAPTKLTDFAPIACDEEGAGLVTQYDKDDVEAAGLVKFDFLGLRTLTIIKWAMEIIHRIQRKNGDDNLVDIDRIPLDDKKTYDLLQKAETTAVFQLESRGMKELIKKLKPDCLEDLIALVALFRPGPLQSGMVDDFINRKHGREEISYPHPDYQYAGLEPVLKPTYGIILYQEQVMQIAQVMAGYTLGGADMLRRAMGKKKPEEMAKQRGGFIEGCANNGIDANLAGNIFDLVEKFAGYGFNKSHSAAYGLVSYQTAWLKTHWAAPFMAAVLTADMQNTDKVVTLIEECRHMKLRIVAPDVNNSEFRFTVDDDNQIVYGLGAIKGVGEGPVEAITECRNEGGPFKDLFDFCDRVDLKRINKRTLEALIRAGALDRLGPYFHDEVKAYQANVDRNRAVLLASMEEAIKAAEQTSRSHDSGHMDLFGGLFAEPEADVYANHRKAKELTLKERLKGEKDTLGLYLTGHPIDEYEGEVRRFARQRIVELKPARDTQTVAGLIVNLRVMKNKRGDKMGFVTLDDRSGRIEASLFAEAFAANQGLLQTDAMVVIEGEVSQDDFSGGLRLRAKRVMGLEEARTALAESLRVKVAADALKGDRLRWLAELCGRHRGNCPVTVDYSSSDARALLQFGEEWKIDPADSLIQALRDQFGRDNVFLNYR
- a CDS encoding acetyl-CoA carboxylase carboxyltransferase subunit alpha, with translation MNPNFLDFEQPIADMQAKIEELRLVGNDNSINISDEISRLEDKSRALTENIFGNLSSWQIAQLARHPRRPYTLDYIEHIFTEFEELHGDRHFADDAAIVGGVARLGEQPVMVIGHQKGREVREKVRRNFGMPRPEGYRKACRLMEMAERFKMPILTFIDTPGAYPGIDAEERGQSEAIAWNLRVMARLKTPIIATVIGEGGSGGALAIGVCDNLNMLQYSTYAVISPEGCASILWRTAEKAPEAAEAMGITAARLKDLGIVDTVIPEPLGSAHRDPAAAAQNIRTAIESQLAMLKGLSIDKLLERRYERLMSYGIA